A genomic stretch from Sphingobacterium sp. ML3W includes:
- the tsaE gene encoding tRNA (adenosine(37)-N6)-threonylcarbamoyltransferase complex ATPase subunit type 1 TsaE, which yields MEIIVNTTADLSVAAQTLLNRFPKDRIFLLYGPMGAGKTTFIKYLCEQLGVKDSTSSPTFSIVNEYDSDNGPIYHFDFYRIKDEQEAFDFGYEEYFYSGAYCFIEWPEKIPNLLPEEAKEIHISIIDAATRKISIR from the coding sequence ATGGAAATTATCGTAAATACAACGGCAGATCTTTCTGTTGCAGCCCAAACTCTTTTGAACAGGTTTCCAAAGGATCGAATTTTTCTGCTATATGGCCCAATGGGGGCAGGAAAAACGACCTTTATAAAATATTTGTGTGAACAATTAGGTGTAAAAGATAGCACGTCGAGTCCTACCTTCTCGATTGTTAATGAATATGATTCTGACAACGGGCCAATATATCATTTTGATTTTTATCGGATTAAAGATGAACAGGAGGCATTTGACTTTGGTTATGAGGAATATTTCTATTCGGGAGCATACTGCTTTATTGAGTGGCCTGAAAAAATACCAAATTTGTTGCCTGAAGAAGCAAAAGAAATACATATCAGCATCATAGACGCTGCTACCCGAAAAATATCTATCCGTTAA
- a CDS encoding ABC transporter ATP-binding protein, producing the protein MAHSSSCQYIPSDIHVPGLAAIHAEHLSFSFHENNVQFAVENASFDIEGGKITAIIGESGSGKSTLLKLIYGLLEPTDGGVRYKGWQVPTRKDKLIPGHDAMKLVSQGFDDLNTYANVWDNVASQLPNTDIKRKQDKTAEILQRLRIDHLAKKRVADISGGEKQRVAICRALVNEPEVLLMDEPFNQVDASFRDTLQQDIKDIVKETGLTIILVSHDPTEVLALADNLIVMKSGKILDQNNPHLLYSQPSHPYTAQLLAKSNILNPQHAQNLGIASEKPIAIHQEWISIMLAEESPFYVKDTKFRGFYYEIVVSNNVVDLHCTTTSQLIPQKNQAVDLTISNWIPFD; encoded by the coding sequence ATGGCTCATTCATCATCTTGTCAATATATTCCTTCAGATATCCACGTCCCGGGGTTAGCAGCTATTCATGCTGAACATTTAAGTTTCTCATTTCATGAAAACAATGTACAGTTTGCTGTTGAAAATGCTTCTTTTGATATTGAAGGAGGAAAAATAACGGCTATTATTGGTGAGTCCGGAAGTGGAAAAAGTACCCTACTTAAATTAATCTATGGCCTGTTAGAACCTACGGACGGTGGCGTGCGGTATAAAGGCTGGCAAGTTCCTACGCGTAAAGACAAGCTAATACCCGGACATGATGCCATGAAACTCGTCTCGCAAGGATTCGACGATTTAAATACCTATGCGAATGTATGGGATAATGTTGCTTCACAGCTACCCAATACGGATATCAAACGTAAGCAGGATAAGACCGCAGAGATTTTACAACGCTTACGCATAGATCATTTGGCAAAAAAAAGAGTCGCTGATATCAGTGGTGGAGAAAAACAGCGCGTTGCCATCTGTCGCGCATTGGTCAATGAACCAGAAGTACTTCTGATGGATGAACCGTTTAACCAAGTTGACGCGTCTTTTCGAGATACCTTGCAACAGGACATCAAAGATATTGTAAAGGAAACAGGTCTTACGATAATTTTGGTTTCGCATGATCCCACTGAGGTCCTTGCTCTGGCAGACAACCTTATTGTCATGAAATCAGGAAAAATATTAGATCAAAATAATCCACATCTGTTGTATAGCCAACCATCACACCCTTATACGGCACAATTGTTGGCAAAAAGTAATATCCTAAATCCCCAACATGCACAAAATTTAGGTATAGCAAGCGAAAAGCCTATTGCAATTCACCAGGAATGGATCTCTATTATGCTCGCCGAAGAATCACCTTTCTATGTAAAAGACACTAAATTTAGAGGCTTCTATTATGAAATCGTTGTTTCAAACAATGTGGTTGACCTACATT